One window of the Trifolium pratense cultivar HEN17-A07 linkage group LG2, ARS_RC_1.1, whole genome shotgun sequence genome contains the following:
- the LOC123907935 gene encoding uncharacterized protein LOC123907935 isoform X3 yields MKKIATVKISPLAGSRGNEEKVKTVERAPNFPYDQDWEKNIGDQANIGTDEISRIEGNKLSAISVEPKLIIMEQNPSPGRPSNEGIDFGIGKKAVGIGTDDDLHVFEPIIEYKGSGAAGTNLTSSSRNPLEKTEFCAENDLRNVDTEPACAATCGVTVIETKSKSREDNEMTLVCNKVLPVLHSPCNSGIRVAKNKGKEKSLSDRDANVRLSMDSDSNSSVESCNSARFFSTGKKRRNYQQQQLIIGSKRAKNSVEETSGSKSYIKHESSFKNWISSMVKGISQSVQHDSNSLSLRIANPGPLNAWSDEKLVASKTNQVPEPKNTGFKSIFRSMYSPSLKDVGTRMFHHEGEGDEDFEPSNSTVPGINATPITCYPENNSLAERHFQSNRFVESIGRYDAGPSQPNIEPLNFFNSQEISKVNQVENENCSNLDLSKEEMASNSSSTRQNTNNTDNVNSNAPSERKEAENIGHRRDNLGSLWISRFAPKSTAPLFNDLSSSPGITNSEQNASMFARRSVASDHSMPTNKAECTSQVNMFCLFCGTKGHQLSDCSAVAESELEDLQKNVNSYEGLENFPFMCIKCFQLNHWAISCSKLPSGNNFIPSNEGSARQQTDAADRILSGGTIHDRTDHKTDQNVNLKRKSNDIVTVEIECNASCKKYCGSSSKENKFKDKPIITSPSRHVPERIFDAVKKLQLSRTDILKYVMQANKTGTISLDDLYLTECSSYDCFRWITAHGSISQLDGFFLRLRFGKWEEGPGGTGYHVACISETERHSLEQHTRKSLSVKVGGIKCMVESHYISNQDFLEEEIKEWWSNTSKAGVEIPSEEDLIANFKKKQLLGL; encoded by the exons ATGAAGAAAATAGCAACGGTAAAG ATATCTCCTCTGGCAGGATCTCGTGGTAACGAAGAGAAAGTAAAGACTGTTGAAAGAGCGCCTAATTTTCCCTATGATCAAGATTGGGAGAAGAATATTGGTGATCAAGCCAACATTGGAACCGATGAAATATCTAGAATAGAAGGAAACAAATTATCTGCTATTTCAG TTGAACCTAAACTTATCATCATGGAGCAAAATCCTTCACCAGGGAGACCTTCCAATGAAGGCATAGATTTTGGTATCGGAAAAAAGGCAGTTGGAATTGGAACAGATGATGATTTACATGTGTTTGAGCCTATAATTGAATATAAAGGCTCTGGTGCTGCAGGAACTAATTTAACATCTTCCAGTAGGAATCCCTTAGAAAAAACGGAATTTTGTGCCGAGAATGATTTAAGAAATGTTGACACTGAACCTGCTTGTGCTGCAACATGTGGAGTTACTGTTATTGAGACTAAAAGCAAATCTCGTGAGGACAATGAAATGACACTAGTTTGCAATAAGGTTCTTCCGGTTTTGCATTCTCCATGTAACAGTGGAATTCGCGTGGCGAAAAATAAAGGGAAGGAAAAGTCCTTATCAGACAGGGACGCAAATGTAAGATTATCAATGGATAGTGACAGCAATTCAAGTGTTGAAAGCTGTAACAGTGCTAGGTTTTTTTCCACAGGTAAGAAGCGGCGTAACTATCAACAACAGCAGTTGATAATTGGAAGTAAAAGAGCCAAAAACAGCGTTGAAGAAACTTCTGGTTCCAAATCCTATATTAAACATGAAAGCTCATTCAAAAACTGGATTTCAAGCATGGTGAAAGGGATCTCGCAATCAGTCCAACACGATTCAAACAGTTTATCTCTTAGAATTGCAAATCCAGGTCCTCTTAATGCATGGTCTGATGAGAAACTTGTTGCAAGCAAAACAAATCAAGTTCCTGAGCCGAAAAATACAGGATTCAAATCCATTTTTCGGTCCATGTATAGTCCAAGTTTGAAGGATGTAGGAACAAGAATGTTTCATCATGAAGGAGAAGGTGATGAGGATTTTGAGCCAAGTAATAGCACGGTACCTGGAATAAATGCTACTCCAATAACCTGTTATCCAGAGAACAATAGCCTTGCCGAACGGCATTTTCAATCAAATAGGTTTGTAGAATCTATAGGGAGATACGATGCTGGTCCGTCGCAGCCTAACATTGaacctttaaatttttttaacagtCAGGAAATCAGCAAAGTTAACCAAGTAGAGAATGAAAATTGTTCAAATTTGGACCTTAGTAAGGAAGAAATGGCATCAAATTCATCTTCAACAAGacaaaatacaaataatacTGATAATGTAAATTCCAATGCACCATCTGAGAGAAAGGAAGCGGAGAATATCGGTCACAGAAGAGACAATCTAGGGAGTCTGTGGATATCTAGATTTGCACCGAAGTCAACTGCCCCCTTGTTCAACGACCTTTCGTCTTCCCCAGGAATCACAAACTCGGAGCAAAATGCTTCGATGTTTGCCAGGAGATCTGTTGCCAGTGATCATAGTATGCCGACGAACAAAGCAGAATGTACCTCACAAGTgaatatgttttgtttgttttgcggCACAAAAGGTCACCAACTCAGTGATTGCTCAGCTGTTGCAGAAAGTGAGCTAGAAGATCTTCAGAAGAATGTAAATTCATATGAAGGTCTAGAAAATTTTCCTTTTATGTGCATTAAATGTTTTCAGCTCAACCACTGGGCAATTTCATGTTCCAAACTTCCTAGTGGAAATAATTTTATCCCGAGCAATGAAGGGAGTGCGAGACAACAGACTGATGCGGCTGACCGTATTTTATCTGGCGGTACTATCCATGATAGAACCGATCACAAAACAGATCAGAATGTTAATTTGAAGCGGAAATCAAATGATATTGTAACCGTCGAGATAGAATGCAATGCATCATGCAAGAAATATTGTGGTTCTAGTTCAAAggaaaacaaattcaaagacaAACCTATTATAACATCTCCATCCAGACATGTACCAGAAAGAATCTTCGATGCAGTGAAAAAGCTTCAATTGTCCCGCACCGACATCCTAAAGTATGTAATGCAAGCCAATAAAACAGGCACAATATCTCTTGATGACTTGTACTTAACAGAATGTTCTTCATATGATTGTTTCAGATGGATAACAGCGCATGGATCGATATCGCAACTTGATGGCTTTTTCTTGCGCCTGCGGTTTGGGAAGTGGGAAGAAGGGCCTGGAGGAACTGGATACCATGTGGCTTGTATAAGTG AAACCGAGAGACATAGTTTAGAGCAGCATACTAGAAAATCTCTCTCAGTGAAAGTAGGGGGAATCAAGTGTATGGTAGAAAGTCATTATATATCTAATCAAGATTTTCTTGAG GAAGAAATCAAAGAATGGTGGTCTAACACCTCAAAAGCAGGTGTTGAGATTCCATCTGAAGAAGATCTgattgcaaattttaaaaagaaacaaCTGTTAGGCTTGTAG
- the LOC123907935 gene encoding uncharacterized protein LOC123907935 isoform X5, with product MKKIATVKISPLAGSRGNEEKVKTVERAPNFPYDQDWEKNIGDQANIGTDEISRIEGNKLSAISVEPKLIIMEQNPSPGRPSNEGIDFGIGKKAVGIGTDDDLHVFEPIIEYKGSGAAGTNLTSSSRNPLEKTEFCAENDLRNVDTEPACAATCGVTVIETKSKSREDNEMTLVCNKVLPVLHSPCNSGIRVAKNKGKEKSLSDRDANVRLSMDSDSNSSVESCNSARFFSTGKKRRNYQQQQLIIGSKRAKNSVEETSGSKSYIKHESSFKNWISSMVKGISQSVQHDSNSLSLRIANPGPLNAWSDEKLVASKTNQVPEPKNTGFKSIFRSMYSPSLKDVGTRMFHHEGEGDEDFEPSNSTVPGINATPITCYPENNSLAERHFQSNRFVESIGRYDAGPSQPNIEPLNFFNSQEISKVNQVENENCSNLDLSKEEMASNSSSTRQNTNNTDNVNSNAPSERKEAENIGHRRDNLGSLWISRFAPKSTAPLFNDLSSSPGITNSEQNASMFARRSVASDHSMPTNKAECTSQVNMFCLFCGTKGHQLSDCSAVAESELEDLQKNVNSYEGLENFPFMCIKCFQLNHWAISCSKLPSGNNFIPSNEGSARQQTDAADRILSGGTIHDRTDHKTDQNVNLKRKSNDIVTVEIECNASCKKYCGSSSKENKFKDKPIITSPSRHVPERIFDAVKKLQLSRTDILKWITAHGSISQLDGFFLRLRFGKWEEGPGGTGYHVACISETERHSLEQHTRKSLSVKVGGIKCMVESHYISNQDFLEEEIKEWWSNTSKAGVEIPSEEDLIANFKKKQLLGL from the exons ATGAAGAAAATAGCAACGGTAAAG ATATCTCCTCTGGCAGGATCTCGTGGTAACGAAGAGAAAGTAAAGACTGTTGAAAGAGCGCCTAATTTTCCCTATGATCAAGATTGGGAGAAGAATATTGGTGATCAAGCCAACATTGGAACCGATGAAATATCTAGAATAGAAGGAAACAAATTATCTGCTATTTCAG TTGAACCTAAACTTATCATCATGGAGCAAAATCCTTCACCAGGGAGACCTTCCAATGAAGGCATAGATTTTGGTATCGGAAAAAAGGCAGTTGGAATTGGAACAGATGATGATTTACATGTGTTTGAGCCTATAATTGAATATAAAGGCTCTGGTGCTGCAGGAACTAATTTAACATCTTCCAGTAGGAATCCCTTAGAAAAAACGGAATTTTGTGCCGAGAATGATTTAAGAAATGTTGACACTGAACCTGCTTGTGCTGCAACATGTGGAGTTACTGTTATTGAGACTAAAAGCAAATCTCGTGAGGACAATGAAATGACACTAGTTTGCAATAAGGTTCTTCCGGTTTTGCATTCTCCATGTAACAGTGGAATTCGCGTGGCGAAAAATAAAGGGAAGGAAAAGTCCTTATCAGACAGGGACGCAAATGTAAGATTATCAATGGATAGTGACAGCAATTCAAGTGTTGAAAGCTGTAACAGTGCTAGGTTTTTTTCCACAGGTAAGAAGCGGCGTAACTATCAACAACAGCAGTTGATAATTGGAAGTAAAAGAGCCAAAAACAGCGTTGAAGAAACTTCTGGTTCCAAATCCTATATTAAACATGAAAGCTCATTCAAAAACTGGATTTCAAGCATGGTGAAAGGGATCTCGCAATCAGTCCAACACGATTCAAACAGTTTATCTCTTAGAATTGCAAATCCAGGTCCTCTTAATGCATGGTCTGATGAGAAACTTGTTGCAAGCAAAACAAATCAAGTTCCTGAGCCGAAAAATACAGGATTCAAATCCATTTTTCGGTCCATGTATAGTCCAAGTTTGAAGGATGTAGGAACAAGAATGTTTCATCATGAAGGAGAAGGTGATGAGGATTTTGAGCCAAGTAATAGCACGGTACCTGGAATAAATGCTACTCCAATAACCTGTTATCCAGAGAACAATAGCCTTGCCGAACGGCATTTTCAATCAAATAGGTTTGTAGAATCTATAGGGAGATACGATGCTGGTCCGTCGCAGCCTAACATTGaacctttaaatttttttaacagtCAGGAAATCAGCAAAGTTAACCAAGTAGAGAATGAAAATTGTTCAAATTTGGACCTTAGTAAGGAAGAAATGGCATCAAATTCATCTTCAACAAGacaaaatacaaataatacTGATAATGTAAATTCCAATGCACCATCTGAGAGAAAGGAAGCGGAGAATATCGGTCACAGAAGAGACAATCTAGGGAGTCTGTGGATATCTAGATTTGCACCGAAGTCAACTGCCCCCTTGTTCAACGACCTTTCGTCTTCCCCAGGAATCACAAACTCGGAGCAAAATGCTTCGATGTTTGCCAGGAGATCTGTTGCCAGTGATCATAGTATGCCGACGAACAAAGCAGAATGTACCTCACAAGTgaatatgttttgtttgttttgcggCACAAAAGGTCACCAACTCAGTGATTGCTCAGCTGTTGCAGAAAGTGAGCTAGAAGATCTTCAGAAGAATGTAAATTCATATGAAGGTCTAGAAAATTTTCCTTTTATGTGCATTAAATGTTTTCAGCTCAACCACTGGGCAATTTCATGTTCCAAACTTCCTAGTGGAAATAATTTTATCCCGAGCAATGAAGGGAGTGCGAGACAACAGACTGATGCGGCTGACCGTATTTTATCTGGCGGTACTATCCATGATAGAACCGATCACAAAACAGATCAGAATGTTAATTTGAAGCGGAAATCAAATGATATTGTAACCGTCGAGATAGAATGCAATGCATCATGCAAGAAATATTGTGGTTCTAGTTCAAAggaaaacaaattcaaagacaAACCTATTATAACATCTCCATCCAGACATGTACCAGAAAGAATCTTCGATGCAGTGAAAAAGCTTCAATTGTCCCGCACCGACATCCTAAA ATGGATAACAGCGCATGGATCGATATCGCAACTTGATGGCTTTTTCTTGCGCCTGCGGTTTGGGAAGTGGGAAGAAGGGCCTGGAGGAACTGGATACCATGTGGCTTGTATAAGTG AAACCGAGAGACATAGTTTAGAGCAGCATACTAGAAAATCTCTCTCAGTGAAAGTAGGGGGAATCAAGTGTATGGTAGAAAGTCATTATATATCTAATCAAGATTTTCTTGAG GAAGAAATCAAAGAATGGTGGTCTAACACCTCAAAAGCAGGTGTTGAGATTCCATCTGAAGAAGATCTgattgcaaattttaaaaagaaacaaCTGTTAGGCTTGTAG
- the LOC123907935 gene encoding uncharacterized protein LOC123907935 isoform X2 — protein MSEEENNKVKQNSDSELNKNSSGAGANAASRADMTLATTDPLSEIVWSPEKGLSLKCADKNSSLFRDVGPSCSMVLSLPQSVTYCNSITDKPIDDNFLKSIAIACVKPDYKADEENSNGKGSRGNEEKVKTVERAPNFPYDQDWEKNIGDQANIGTDEISRIEGNKLSAISVEPKLIIMEQNPSPGRPSNEGIDFGIGKKAVGIGTDDDLHVFEPIIEYKGSGAAGTNLTSSSRNPLEKTEFCAENDLRNVDTEPACAATCGVTVIETKSKSREDNEMTLVCNKVLPVLHSPCNSGIRVAKNKGKEKSLSDRDANVRLSMDSDSNSSVESCNSARFFSTGKKRRNYQQQQLIIGSKRAKNSVEETSGSKSYIKHESSFKNWISSMVKGISQSVQHDSNSLSLRIANPGPLNAWSDEKLVASKTNQVPEPKNTGFKSIFRSMYSPSLKDVGTRMFHHEGEGDEDFEPSNSTVPGINATPITCYPENNSLAERHFQSNRFVESIGRYDAGPSQPNIEPLNFFNSQEISKVNQVENENCSNLDLSKEEMASNSSSTRQNTNNTDNVNSNAPSERKEAENIGHRRDNLGSLWISRFAPKSTAPLFNDLSSSPGITNSEQNASMFARRSVASDHSMPTNKAECTSQVNMFCLFCGTKGHQLSDCSAVAESELEDLQKNVNSYEGLENFPFMCIKCFQLNHWAISCSKLPSGNNFIPSNEGSARQQTDAADRILSGGTIHDRTDHKTDQNVNLKRKSNDIVTVEIECNASCKKYCGSSSKENKFKDKPIITSPSRHVPERIFDAVKKLQLSRTDILKWITAHGSISQLDGFFLRLRFGKWEEGPGGTGYHVACISETERHSLEQHTRKSLSVKVGGIKCMVESHYISNQDFLEEEIKEWWSNTSKAGVEIPSEEDLIANFKKKQLLGL, from the exons ATGAGTgaagaagaaaacaataaagtaaaacaaaatagtGATAGTGAACTTAATAAAAATAGTTCAGGTGCAGGTGCAAATGCAGCTTCTAGAGCTGACATGACATTAGCTACAACTGACCCTCTATCTGAAATTGTTTGGTCTCCAGAAAAAGGTCTAAGTCTTAAATGTGCTGATAAAAATAGTTCTCTTTTTCGCGATGTTGGACCAAGTTGCTCTATGGTTCTTTCTCTGCCGCAAAGTGTTACTTATTGCAACTCTATCACGGATAAACCTATTGACGATAATTTTCTAAAATCTATAGCTATTGCATGTGTCAAGCCCGATTATAAAGCCGATGAAGAAAATAGCAACGGTAAAG GATCTCGTGGTAACGAAGAGAAAGTAAAGACTGTTGAAAGAGCGCCTAATTTTCCCTATGATCAAGATTGGGAGAAGAATATTGGTGATCAAGCCAACATTGGAACCGATGAAATATCTAGAATAGAAGGAAACAAATTATCTGCTATTTCAG TTGAACCTAAACTTATCATCATGGAGCAAAATCCTTCACCAGGGAGACCTTCCAATGAAGGCATAGATTTTGGTATCGGAAAAAAGGCAGTTGGAATTGGAACAGATGATGATTTACATGTGTTTGAGCCTATAATTGAATATAAAGGCTCTGGTGCTGCAGGAACTAATTTAACATCTTCCAGTAGGAATCCCTTAGAAAAAACGGAATTTTGTGCCGAGAATGATTTAAGAAATGTTGACACTGAACCTGCTTGTGCTGCAACATGTGGAGTTACTGTTATTGAGACTAAAAGCAAATCTCGTGAGGACAATGAAATGACACTAGTTTGCAATAAGGTTCTTCCGGTTTTGCATTCTCCATGTAACAGTGGAATTCGCGTGGCGAAAAATAAAGGGAAGGAAAAGTCCTTATCAGACAGGGACGCAAATGTAAGATTATCAATGGATAGTGACAGCAATTCAAGTGTTGAAAGCTGTAACAGTGCTAGGTTTTTTTCCACAGGTAAGAAGCGGCGTAACTATCAACAACAGCAGTTGATAATTGGAAGTAAAAGAGCCAAAAACAGCGTTGAAGAAACTTCTGGTTCCAAATCCTATATTAAACATGAAAGCTCATTCAAAAACTGGATTTCAAGCATGGTGAAAGGGATCTCGCAATCAGTCCAACACGATTCAAACAGTTTATCTCTTAGAATTGCAAATCCAGGTCCTCTTAATGCATGGTCTGATGAGAAACTTGTTGCAAGCAAAACAAATCAAGTTCCTGAGCCGAAAAATACAGGATTCAAATCCATTTTTCGGTCCATGTATAGTCCAAGTTTGAAGGATGTAGGAACAAGAATGTTTCATCATGAAGGAGAAGGTGATGAGGATTTTGAGCCAAGTAATAGCACGGTACCTGGAATAAATGCTACTCCAATAACCTGTTATCCAGAGAACAATAGCCTTGCCGAACGGCATTTTCAATCAAATAGGTTTGTAGAATCTATAGGGAGATACGATGCTGGTCCGTCGCAGCCTAACATTGaacctttaaatttttttaacagtCAGGAAATCAGCAAAGTTAACCAAGTAGAGAATGAAAATTGTTCAAATTTGGACCTTAGTAAGGAAGAAATGGCATCAAATTCATCTTCAACAAGacaaaatacaaataatacTGATAATGTAAATTCCAATGCACCATCTGAGAGAAAGGAAGCGGAGAATATCGGTCACAGAAGAGACAATCTAGGGAGTCTGTGGATATCTAGATTTGCACCGAAGTCAACTGCCCCCTTGTTCAACGACCTTTCGTCTTCCCCAGGAATCACAAACTCGGAGCAAAATGCTTCGATGTTTGCCAGGAGATCTGTTGCCAGTGATCATAGTATGCCGACGAACAAAGCAGAATGTACCTCACAAGTgaatatgttttgtttgttttgcggCACAAAAGGTCACCAACTCAGTGATTGCTCAGCTGTTGCAGAAAGTGAGCTAGAAGATCTTCAGAAGAATGTAAATTCATATGAAGGTCTAGAAAATTTTCCTTTTATGTGCATTAAATGTTTTCAGCTCAACCACTGGGCAATTTCATGTTCCAAACTTCCTAGTGGAAATAATTTTATCCCGAGCAATGAAGGGAGTGCGAGACAACAGACTGATGCGGCTGACCGTATTTTATCTGGCGGTACTATCCATGATAGAACCGATCACAAAACAGATCAGAATGTTAATTTGAAGCGGAAATCAAATGATATTGTAACCGTCGAGATAGAATGCAATGCATCATGCAAGAAATATTGTGGTTCTAGTTCAAAggaaaacaaattcaaagacaAACCTATTATAACATCTCCATCCAGACATGTACCAGAAAGAATCTTCGATGCAGTGAAAAAGCTTCAATTGTCCCGCACCGACATCCTAAA ATGGATAACAGCGCATGGATCGATATCGCAACTTGATGGCTTTTTCTTGCGCCTGCGGTTTGGGAAGTGGGAAGAAGGGCCTGGAGGAACTGGATACCATGTGGCTTGTATAAGTG AAACCGAGAGACATAGTTTAGAGCAGCATACTAGAAAATCTCTCTCAGTGAAAGTAGGGGGAATCAAGTGTATGGTAGAAAGTCATTATATATCTAATCAAGATTTTCTTGAG GAAGAAATCAAAGAATGGTGGTCTAACACCTCAAAAGCAGGTGTTGAGATTCCATCTGAAGAAGATCTgattgcaaattttaaaaagaaacaaCTGTTAGGCTTGTAG
- the LOC123907935 gene encoding uncharacterized protein LOC123907935 isoform X4 has product MLLHVSSPIIKPMKKIATVKISPLAGSRGNEEKVKTVERAPNFPYDQDWEKNIGDQANIGTDEISRIEGNKLSAISVEPKLIIMEQNPSPGRPSNEGIDFGIGKKAVGIGTDDDLHVFEPIIEYKGSGAAGTNLTSSSRNPLEKTEFCAENDLRNVDTEPACAATCGVTVIETKSKSREDNEMTLVCNKVLPVLHSPCNSGIRVAKNKGKEKSLSDRDANVRLSMDSDSNSSVESCNSARFFSTGKKRRNYQQQQLIIGSKRAKNSVEETSGSKSYIKHESSFKNWISSMVKGISQSVQHDSNSLSLRIANPGPLNAWSDEKLVASKTNQVPEPKNTGFKSIFRSMYSPSLKDVGTRMFHHEGEGDEDFEPSNSTVPGINATPITCYPENNSLAERHFQSNRFVESIGRYDAGPSQPNIEPLNFFNSQEISKVNQVENENCSNLDLSKEEMASNSSSTRQNTNNTDNVNSNAPSERKEAENIGHRRDNLGSLWISRFAPKSTAPLFNDLSSSPGITNSEQNASMFARRSVASDHSMPTNKAECTSQVNMFCLFCGTKGHQLSDCSAVAESELEDLQKNVNSYEGLENFPFMCIKCFQLNHWAISCSKLPSGNNFIPSNEGSARQQTDAADRILSGGTIHDRTDHKTDQNVNLKRKSNDIVTVEIECNASCKKYCGSSSKENKFKDKPIITSPSRHVPERIFDAVKKLQLSRTDILKWITAHGSISQLDGFFLRLRFGKWEEGPGGTGYHVACISETERHSLEQHTRKSLSVKVGGIKCMVESHYISNQDFLEEEIKEWWSNTSKAGVEIPSEEDLIANFKKKQLLGL; this is encoded by the exons ATG CTATTGCATGTGTCAAGCCCGATTATAAAGCCGATGAAGAAAATAGCAACGGTAAAG ATATCTCCTCTGGCAGGATCTCGTGGTAACGAAGAGAAAGTAAAGACTGTTGAAAGAGCGCCTAATTTTCCCTATGATCAAGATTGGGAGAAGAATATTGGTGATCAAGCCAACATTGGAACCGATGAAATATCTAGAATAGAAGGAAACAAATTATCTGCTATTTCAG TTGAACCTAAACTTATCATCATGGAGCAAAATCCTTCACCAGGGAGACCTTCCAATGAAGGCATAGATTTTGGTATCGGAAAAAAGGCAGTTGGAATTGGAACAGATGATGATTTACATGTGTTTGAGCCTATAATTGAATATAAAGGCTCTGGTGCTGCAGGAACTAATTTAACATCTTCCAGTAGGAATCCCTTAGAAAAAACGGAATTTTGTGCCGAGAATGATTTAAGAAATGTTGACACTGAACCTGCTTGTGCTGCAACATGTGGAGTTACTGTTATTGAGACTAAAAGCAAATCTCGTGAGGACAATGAAATGACACTAGTTTGCAATAAGGTTCTTCCGGTTTTGCATTCTCCATGTAACAGTGGAATTCGCGTGGCGAAAAATAAAGGGAAGGAAAAGTCCTTATCAGACAGGGACGCAAATGTAAGATTATCAATGGATAGTGACAGCAATTCAAGTGTTGAAAGCTGTAACAGTGCTAGGTTTTTTTCCACAGGTAAGAAGCGGCGTAACTATCAACAACAGCAGTTGATAATTGGAAGTAAAAGAGCCAAAAACAGCGTTGAAGAAACTTCTGGTTCCAAATCCTATATTAAACATGAAAGCTCATTCAAAAACTGGATTTCAAGCATGGTGAAAGGGATCTCGCAATCAGTCCAACACGATTCAAACAGTTTATCTCTTAGAATTGCAAATCCAGGTCCTCTTAATGCATGGTCTGATGAGAAACTTGTTGCAAGCAAAACAAATCAAGTTCCTGAGCCGAAAAATACAGGATTCAAATCCATTTTTCGGTCCATGTATAGTCCAAGTTTGAAGGATGTAGGAACAAGAATGTTTCATCATGAAGGAGAAGGTGATGAGGATTTTGAGCCAAGTAATAGCACGGTACCTGGAATAAATGCTACTCCAATAACCTGTTATCCAGAGAACAATAGCCTTGCCGAACGGCATTTTCAATCAAATAGGTTTGTAGAATCTATAGGGAGATACGATGCTGGTCCGTCGCAGCCTAACATTGaacctttaaatttttttaacagtCAGGAAATCAGCAAAGTTAACCAAGTAGAGAATGAAAATTGTTCAAATTTGGACCTTAGTAAGGAAGAAATGGCATCAAATTCATCTTCAACAAGacaaaatacaaataatacTGATAATGTAAATTCCAATGCACCATCTGAGAGAAAGGAAGCGGAGAATATCGGTCACAGAAGAGACAATCTAGGGAGTCTGTGGATATCTAGATTTGCACCGAAGTCAACTGCCCCCTTGTTCAACGACCTTTCGTCTTCCCCAGGAATCACAAACTCGGAGCAAAATGCTTCGATGTTTGCCAGGAGATCTGTTGCCAGTGATCATAGTATGCCGACGAACAAAGCAGAATGTACCTCACAAGTgaatatgttttgtttgttttgcggCACAAAAGGTCACCAACTCAGTGATTGCTCAGCTGTTGCAGAAAGTGAGCTAGAAGATCTTCAGAAGAATGTAAATTCATATGAAGGTCTAGAAAATTTTCCTTTTATGTGCATTAAATGTTTTCAGCTCAACCACTGGGCAATTTCATGTTCCAAACTTCCTAGTGGAAATAATTTTATCCCGAGCAATGAAGGGAGTGCGAGACAACAGACTGATGCGGCTGACCGTATTTTATCTGGCGGTACTATCCATGATAGAACCGATCACAAAACAGATCAGAATGTTAATTTGAAGCGGAAATCAAATGATATTGTAACCGTCGAGATAGAATGCAATGCATCATGCAAGAAATATTGTGGTTCTAGTTCAAAggaaaacaaattcaaagacaAACCTATTATAACATCTCCATCCAGACATGTACCAGAAAGAATCTTCGATGCAGTGAAAAAGCTTCAATTGTCCCGCACCGACATCCTAAA ATGGATAACAGCGCATGGATCGATATCGCAACTTGATGGCTTTTTCTTGCGCCTGCGGTTTGGGAAGTGGGAAGAAGGGCCTGGAGGAACTGGATACCATGTGGCTTGTATAAGTG AAACCGAGAGACATAGTTTAGAGCAGCATACTAGAAAATCTCTCTCAGTGAAAGTAGGGGGAATCAAGTGTATGGTAGAAAGTCATTATATATCTAATCAAGATTTTCTTGAG GAAGAAATCAAAGAATGGTGGTCTAACACCTCAAAAGCAGGTGTTGAGATTCCATCTGAAGAAGATCTgattgcaaattttaaaaagaaacaaCTGTTAGGCTTGTAG